In Chitinophaga sp. HK235, a single window of DNA contains:
- a CDS encoding nitrilase family protein: protein MKNIKVASAQFENKSGDKAYNLQQINDLAAKAAADGAQAIAFHECSVTGYTFARGLSREQMLDLAEFIPDGPSIQRLTAIAREHDIAILAGLFEKDAADKLYKAYVCVDKNGLVAKYRKLHPFINPYLTPGDEYVVFDLLGWKCGILICYDNNVIENVRATSLLGADIIFMPHVTMCTPSSRPGAGFVDPALWHNRAADPTSLRMEFDGLKGRSWLMKWLPARAYDNAVYVVFSNPIGMDDDQLKNGCSMILDPFGDIIGECRKLDNDYTVATLTPEKLQQAGGHRYRKARRPDLYRDVIGQEHTPEQKVVWLDNK from the coding sequence ATGAAGAATATTAAAGTTGCATCAGCACAATTCGAAAACAAAAGCGGAGACAAAGCTTACAATCTTCAACAGATTAATGACCTGGCGGCCAAAGCAGCTGCCGATGGCGCACAGGCTATCGCCTTTCATGAATGTTCCGTTACCGGCTACACTTTCGCCCGGGGCCTCTCCCGTGAACAGATGCTGGACCTGGCAGAGTTTATCCCCGACGGCCCCAGTATTCAACGATTAACCGCCATCGCCCGGGAACATGATATCGCTATTCTGGCCGGCCTGTTTGAAAAAGATGCTGCAGACAAATTATACAAAGCCTATGTGTGCGTGGATAAAAACGGACTGGTGGCTAAATACCGCAAGCTGCATCCTTTCATCAATCCATATCTTACGCCTGGCGATGAATACGTGGTGTTTGATCTGCTGGGATGGAAATGTGGTATCCTGATCTGCTACGATAACAATGTCATTGAAAATGTAAGAGCTACCAGCCTGCTGGGTGCCGACATTATCTTTATGCCACATGTGACGATGTGTACGCCGTCTTCCCGTCCGGGTGCAGGTTTTGTGGACCCTGCCCTCTGGCACAACAGAGCAGCAGACCCTACCTCCCTGCGCATGGAATTCGATGGACTCAAAGGCCGCAGCTGGCTGATGAAATGGCTGCCGGCACGCGCCTACGACAATGCCGTATACGTGGTGTTCTCCAACCCCATCGGCATGGATGATGACCAGCTGAAAAACGGTTGCTCTATGATCCTCGATCCTTTCGGCGATATCATCGGTGAATGCCGTAAGCTGGATAATGATTACACCGTGGCCACCCTGACACCCGAAAAGCTGCAGCAGGCCGGTGGACACCGTTACCGCAAGGCTCGCCGCCCCGATCTGTACCGCGATGTTATCGGACAGGAACATACGCCGGAACAGAAGGTGGTATGGCTGGACAATAAATAA
- a CDS encoding DeoR/GlpR family DNA-binding transcription regulator yields the protein MLKKERQAYILHQVNLHNKVLSSHLSEQMGVSEDTIRRDLASLAQEGKILKVHGGGLSNSFHQGIVSQDVYAIEEKRVIALKAVELIHDGMFVLTTGGTTILQLARILPTELRATFITVSLPAAFEYANHPNIEVIVIGDKLAKNSKITVGGEAISKIRDIRADLCFLGVNAIDVEAGLTDNDWEVVQVKKAMVSTARKVVALCISEKVNTAEHLKICDIEDIDMLITELPPKSKKLQPYSSKGIKII from the coding sequence ATGTTAAAGAAGGAACGCCAGGCATATATCTTACATCAGGTCAACCTGCACAACAAGGTATTGTCCTCTCACCTGAGTGAGCAGATGGGTGTTTCTGAAGACACGATCCGGCGTGATCTGGCATCGCTGGCACAGGAAGGGAAGATCCTGAAAGTACATGGTGGCGGATTGTCTAATTCATTTCACCAGGGGATTGTTTCACAGGATGTTTATGCCATTGAGGAGAAGCGTGTGATTGCGCTGAAAGCGGTGGAACTGATACACGACGGCATGTTTGTGCTGACAACAGGTGGCACTACCATATTACAACTGGCCAGAATATTGCCAACTGAATTGCGGGCCACCTTTATCACCGTTAGTTTGCCGGCAGCATTTGAATATGCCAACCATCCTAATATTGAAGTGATTGTCATCGGGGATAAGCTGGCCAAAAATTCAAAGATCACCGTTGGCGGCGAAGCGATCTCCAAAATAAGGGATATCCGTGCCGACTTGTGTTTCCTCGGAGTAAATGCCATCGATGTAGAGGCCGGCCTCACAGATAACGACTGGGAAGTAGTGCAGGTAAAAAAAGCCATGGTCAGCACCGCCAGAAAAGTAGTAGCACTCTGCATCTCCGAAAAAGTAAATACGGCAGAACATCTGAAGATATGTGACATAGAAGACATTGATATGCTGATCACAGAGTTACCACCAAAATCGAAGAAATTACAACCATATAGCAGTAAGGGAATAAAAATTATATAA
- a CDS encoding SusC/RagA family TonB-linked outer membrane protein: MITRLFMRLTEGRRVLLFLLMTCLAATVSAQVKISGKVTDETGTPLPGITVTLKNTKLGSNTSVDGIYSFMANVPAGNYTLVFTGIGFTSQEIPVTIGTSNITRDVKMGTSVSKLDEIVVTGTSQGTTRRQLGSYIASVKADDLNKGATGNVLAALQGKTAGAQITQNSGDPSGGISVKLRGISTINGSTEPLYIVDGVIVDNSTTRVTNADPNYAGANFVGAVGQNRMADINPDDIERVEVLNGAAAAAIYGSRANAGVVQIFTKRGSSGKPVINFSTGLSINELRKKLSVNRAPTKFGGNPQDSTQNILTPAVVSTFPVQRFDYQDFIFRTGVGTDNNISIAGGKDKTKYYASASYFYNQGIIKNTDFNRFSFRVNLDQEVTKWLSVNATVNYIYSKSNEKPDGNTFYSPMNSVTILGNYYDIQQRDAFGNLQKVGNLGRVNPVSIIRDFRQQQQVGRVITGVGLKLNPIKNLTVDYHVGIDNYYQYGTTFIPPFAYNVSTSFFGGGTALDPAQNGYASVGANNSLLLNHDVNATYNASINKDLESVTQVGYSVQYQRQQYSLQQGRGMPPFVQTADRATTAIPGSDQRTELSISGEYIQQNFKFRNQLFLTGALRVDGSSVFGSSERNQLYTKLSGSYVISGTDFWGKSSISKWWTLLKLRAAYGESGNLTGIPAYGRFNTYNANAFIGASGFQGQTTFTDPNVKPEKQKELEIGTDMSFLEDRIGLSVNYYRKKVNDLLISRAVAPTKGYQFILSNIGSLQNNGFEVVLNAIPVKTTNFTWSLTAIYNRNRNKTLSIGQSLILLNTVGGAPVGIANGEPIGFFYGTFFARDANGNIITNAKGIPLTERGIQNGPLTYTPQRDPATGLPLATAPALNKIIGDPNPDWTGTFTTDLQYKKLGLHIQLDAVQGVDVFNADFRTRQGVDNGKVAEQEDRGQLPRGYIAGVYNIQEFRIDDGNFVKLREVSLSYDFGNKVVKGLNNLTVSLGGRNLISWDNYKGYDPEVNAAGQSTVLRGIDFGAVPIPRTYNLTVRAKF, translated from the coding sequence ATGATCACGCGTCTATTTATGCGATTGACAGAGGGCCGCCGTGTGCTGCTTTTTCTGTTGATGACCTGCCTGGCAGCCACCGTCAGTGCACAGGTTAAAATATCCGGTAAGGTGACAGACGAAACCGGAACTCCCTTACCTGGAATCACGGTAACACTGAAGAACACCAAACTAGGCTCCAATACTTCGGTAGATGGTATCTATAGTTTTATGGCCAATGTACCGGCCGGCAACTATACTCTGGTTTTTACCGGTATCGGCTTTACTTCCCAGGAAATACCCGTCACTATTGGTACCAGCAATATCACCAGAGATGTGAAGATGGGAACCTCGGTATCCAAACTGGATGAGATAGTCGTTACCGGTACCTCTCAGGGTACCACCCGTCGCCAACTGGGAAGTTATATCGCCTCCGTAAAGGCAGACGATCTTAACAAAGGCGCTACCGGCAACGTACTGGCAGCCCTCCAGGGTAAAACAGCCGGCGCCCAGATCACCCAGAACTCCGGCGACCCTTCAGGTGGTATATCCGTGAAACTCAGAGGTATCAGTACCATCAACGGCTCTACGGAACCACTCTATATTGTGGATGGTGTAATTGTGGATAACTCCACCACCCGCGTTACCAACGCCGATCCCAACTATGCAGGCGCCAACTTCGTAGGTGCTGTCGGACAAAACCGTATGGCCGACATCAACCCGGATGATATTGAAAGAGTAGAAGTACTCAACGGCGCCGCGGCTGCAGCTATCTACGGTTCCAGGGCCAACGCCGGTGTAGTACAGATATTCACTAAAAGAGGAAGTTCCGGCAAACCGGTGATCAACTTCTCCACAGGCCTGTCTATCAACGAGCTGCGGAAAAAACTGAGTGTCAACAGGGCTCCTACTAAATTCGGTGGTAATCCTCAGGACTCCACACAAAATATCCTCACGCCCGCCGTAGTCAGCACTTTCCCGGTACAACGCTTCGACTACCAGGATTTTATTTTCCGTACCGGCGTAGGCACAGACAACAATATCTCCATCGCCGGTGGTAAAGACAAAACCAAATACTACGCTTCTGCCAGCTACTTCTACAACCAGGGTATCATCAAAAATACAGACTTCAACCGCTTCAGCTTCAGAGTCAACCTGGACCAGGAAGTTACCAAATGGCTGAGTGTTAATGCCACCGTTAACTACATCTACAGCAAGTCGAATGAAAAGCCGGATGGCAATACCTTTTATTCACCGATGAACTCCGTCACCATCCTGGGTAACTACTACGATATTCAGCAAAGGGATGCATTTGGTAATCTCCAGAAAGTGGGTAACCTGGGCCGTGTAAACCCCGTATCCATCATCCGGGATTTCCGCCAGCAACAACAGGTGGGCAGGGTGATTACCGGTGTGGGCCTGAAACTCAATCCCATCAAGAACCTGACGGTAGACTATCACGTGGGTATCGATAACTATTACCAGTACGGTACCACCTTTATTCCACCATTCGCCTATAATGTAAGTACCAGCTTTTTCGGTGGTGGTACAGCGTTGGACCCCGCCCAGAACGGTTATGCCAGCGTAGGCGCCAATAATTCACTGTTGCTCAACCACGACGTGAACGCTACCTATAACGCCAGCATCAATAAGGACCTGGAATCTGTAACACAGGTCGGTTACTCCGTACAATATCAGCGACAACAATATTCCCTGCAACAGGGCAGAGGTATGCCTCCCTTTGTACAGACTGCCGACAGAGCCACGACCGCTATTCCGGGCAGTGATCAACGTACGGAGCTGTCTATCTCCGGGGAATATATCCAGCAGAACTTCAAATTCCGCAATCAGCTGTTCCTGACCGGCGCCCTGCGTGTGGATGGTTCTTCTGTTTTCGGTAGTAGTGAACGTAACCAGCTGTATACTAAACTAAGCGGCAGCTACGTGATCTCCGGCACAGATTTCTGGGGTAAATCCTCTATCTCCAAATGGTGGACCCTGCTGAAACTGCGTGCAGCCTACGGCGAATCCGGCAACCTTACCGGCATCCCCGCCTATGGACGTTTTAACACCTATAACGCCAATGCTTTTATAGGAGCTTCCGGTTTTCAGGGACAGACCACCTTCACCGATCCCAACGTAAAACCAGAGAAACAGAAAGAGCTGGAAATAGGTACAGATATGTCGTTTCTGGAGGATCGTATAGGCCTCAGCGTTAACTACTACCGTAAAAAAGTGAACGACCTGCTGATTAGCAGAGCGGTAGCGCCTACCAAAGGTTATCAGTTTATACTGAGCAATATCGGTTCTCTTCAGAACAATGGTTTTGAAGTGGTGCTGAACGCCATACCGGTGAAAACCACCAATTTTACCTGGAGTCTCACCGCTATCTACAACCGCAACAGGAATAAAACATTGAGCATAGGACAGTCACTCATATTGCTGAACACTGTCGGCGGTGCACCGGTAGGGATTGCCAACGGAGAGCCTATCGGATTTTTCTACGGCACTTTCTTCGCCAGAGATGCCAATGGTAATATCATCACGAATGCCAAGGGCATACCTTTAACAGAAAGAGGCATACAGAACGGGCCTTTAACGTATACCCCTCAACGTGATCCTGCCACCGGTCTGCCTCTGGCTACTGCGCCGGCCCTCAATAAAATAATCGGAGATCCTAATCCTGACTGGACAGGTACTTTCACCACTGACCTGCAGTACAAAAAACTCGGGCTGCATATCCAGCTGGATGCGGTACAGGGAGTAGATGTGTTTAACGCGGACTTCAGGACCCGTCAGGGTGTGGATAATGGTAAAGTAGCAGAGCAGGAAGACCGCGGACAGCTGCCCAGAGGATACATTGCCGGCGTGTACAATATCCAGGAGTTCAGGATAGACGATGGCAACTTTGTAAAGCTGCGTGAAGTATCGCTGAGCTATGATTTTGGCAACAAAGTGGTGAAAGGGCTGAATAACCTCACCGTGAGCCTGGGAGGCCGTAACCTCATTTCATGGGACAACTACAAAGGCTACGATCCGGAAGTGAATGCCGCCGGTCAGAGCACGGTATTACGCGGGATAGACTTCGGGGCTGTACCCATCCCCCGCACCTACAACCTGACCGTCCGTGCTAAATTCTAA